The proteins below are encoded in one region of Amycolatopsis acidiphila:
- the thyX gene encoding FAD-dependent thymidylate synthase, with amino-acid sequence MAETVSPKVQLIAKTEFFPPEDVPWSTDADGGQALAEFAGRACYQSWKKPNPRTATNAGYIDHIIEVGHLSVLEHGSVTFYISGISRSLTHELIRHRHFSYSQLSQRYVPERNAAFVEPDVIAEDPVLHEKFLAAAQASVDAYTELLAGLEEKFADAPSATLRRKQARQAARSVLPNATETRIVVTGNYRAWRHFVAMRATEHADVEIRQLAVECLRQLQKAAENVFADFTISTLPDGTEVASSPKVLEG; translated from the coding sequence GTGGCCGAGACCGTTTCGCCGAAGGTCCAGTTGATCGCGAAGACGGAGTTCTTCCCGCCGGAGGACGTGCCGTGGTCGACCGATGCCGACGGTGGCCAGGCGCTCGCGGAGTTCGCCGGCCGCGCCTGCTACCAGTCGTGGAAGAAGCCCAACCCCAGGACGGCGACCAACGCCGGCTACATCGACCACATCATCGAGGTCGGGCACCTCTCGGTGCTCGAGCACGGCTCGGTCACCTTCTACATCAGCGGCATCTCGCGCTCGCTGACCCACGAGCTGATCCGGCACCGCCACTTCTCGTACTCGCAGCTCTCGCAGCGCTACGTGCCCGAGCGGAACGCGGCGTTCGTCGAGCCCGACGTGATCGCCGAAGACCCGGTGCTGCACGAGAAGTTCCTCGCCGCCGCGCAGGCGAGCGTCGACGCCTACACCGAGCTGCTCGCCGGGCTCGAGGAGAAGTTCGCCGACGCGCCGAGTGCGACGCTGCGCCGCAAGCAGGCCCGCCAGGCCGCCCGCTCGGTGCTGCCGAACGCCACCGAGACCCGCATCGTCGTGACCGGGAACTACCGCGCCTGGCGCCACTTCGTCGCGATGCGCGCGACCGAGCACGCCGACGTCGAGATCCGCCAGCTGGCCGTGGAATGCCTGCGGCAGCTGCAGAAGGCCGCCGAGAACGTGTTCGCCGACTTCACCATCTCGACGCTGCCGGACGGGACCGAGGTCGCCTCGAGCCCCAAGGTGCTGGAGGGGTGA
- a CDS encoding toxin-antitoxin system HicB family antitoxin gives MDLSPYITSLREDLTATASAGDDQTRRAAAVLSAALEPAVRLALMNALADLAAEVTTQLPEHVVEVRLDGRDVRVVVTGTGAAEREPGPTPPPPPPPPGLGESSDNITRMTLRMVEQIKGQAEQAAAAQGVSLNTFISQAVQGALGGAAHLRGETKSRPGKNTDSHLHGWVKG, from the coding sequence ATGGACCTGTCGCCTTACATCACGAGCCTCCGTGAGGACCTGACCGCGACGGCCTCGGCGGGGGACGACCAGACCCGGCGAGCCGCGGCGGTGCTCTCGGCGGCGCTGGAACCGGCGGTCCGGCTGGCGCTGATGAACGCGCTCGCCGACCTGGCCGCCGAAGTCACCACACAACTGCCGGAGCACGTCGTCGAGGTCCGCCTCGACGGCCGCGACGTGCGCGTCGTCGTGACGGGCACCGGGGCCGCGGAACGCGAGCCCGGACCGACGCCACCACCACCCCCGCCGCCGCCCGGTCTCGGCGAGAGCAGCGACAACATCACGCGGATGACGTTGCGGATGGTCGAGCAGATCAAGGGCCAGGCCGAGCAGGCCGCGGCGGCCCAGGGGGTTTCGCTCAACACGTTCATCTCACAGGCGGTGCAGGGCGCCCTCGGCGGCGCGGCGCACCTGCGCGGGGAGACGAAGTCGCGTCCCGGCAAGAACACCGACTCGCATCTGCACGGCTGGGTGAAGGGATAG
- a CDS encoding ACT domain-containing protein: MKRLAIDVQPGEYVLARLEPDAGVPADLLAPGRSGLVSVTRTAGELSVVCPAGHAPEGAKVEAGWRLLTVRGPLAFTLTGIIAALANELASAGVALVTLSTFDTDHVLVKQGDLARAVDALNSAGHEVHLPA; the protein is encoded by the coding sequence GTGAAGCGGCTCGCGATCGACGTCCAGCCGGGGGAGTACGTCCTCGCCCGGCTGGAGCCGGACGCGGGGGTGCCCGCGGACCTGCTGGCGCCCGGGCGTTCCGGCCTGGTCTCGGTGACCCGCACCGCCGGCGAGCTGTCGGTGGTCTGCCCCGCCGGGCACGCGCCGGAGGGCGCGAAGGTGGAGGCGGGCTGGCGGCTGCTGACCGTGCGCGGCCCGCTGGCGTTCACGCTCACCGGCATCATCGCGGCGCTGGCCAACGAGCTCGCCTCGGCCGGGGTCGCGCTGGTCACGCTCTCGACCTTCGACACCGACCACGTGCTGGTGAAGCAGGGCGACCTCGCCCGCGCGGTGGACGCGCTGAACTCCGCCGGGCACGAGGTGCACCTGCCCGCGTAG
- a CDS encoding DUF4097 family beta strand repeat-containing protein: MAEPQGEDLIRTETFAAAGPLDLDISVTLGQIDIELTDTDETFVEVRHDPEVGQPWAQGVSNLLNWVSDRFGDQLGGDLRGTPAEAVQQTRIEQTGRRLVVRAPKPLPLRNIPLSVTVRAPVGSSLELRAGSADVTVTGPCGRADVLTGSGEVKLDRADGAATVRTGSGGIRLGPALAGLQLRTGSGDVEASSLSGSATVVTGTGDVWLGAASGEIMARSGSGDLSVAEAAGGSLELITGSGEIRVGVRPGVTAEVDLTSGSGKVSSELDLDLEPPAGEVPLKIRARTGMGAALITRATQ, encoded by the coding sequence ATGGCTGAGCCACAGGGGGAAGACCTGATCCGGACGGAGACCTTCGCCGCGGCGGGGCCGCTGGACCTGGACATCAGCGTCACGCTCGGACAGATCGACATCGAGCTGACGGACACGGACGAGACGTTCGTCGAGGTCCGGCACGATCCGGAAGTCGGCCAGCCATGGGCGCAGGGCGTGTCGAACCTGCTGAACTGGGTCAGCGACCGGTTCGGCGACCAGCTCGGCGGCGATCTGCGGGGCACCCCGGCCGAGGCGGTGCAGCAGACGCGGATCGAGCAGACCGGCAGGCGGCTGGTCGTGCGGGCGCCGAAACCGTTGCCGCTGCGGAACATTCCGCTGTCGGTGACCGTGCGGGCGCCGGTGGGTTCGTCGCTGGAACTACGGGCGGGGTCGGCGGACGTGACGGTCACCGGGCCGTGCGGGCGCGCGGACGTGCTGACCGGGTCCGGCGAGGTGAAGCTCGACCGGGCCGACGGTGCGGCGACGGTGCGCACGGGTTCCGGCGGGATCCGGCTGGGGCCGGCGCTGGCGGGACTGCAGCTGCGGACGGGAAGCGGTGACGTGGAGGCGTCGTCGCTGTCCGGCTCGGCGACGGTGGTGACCGGGACCGGCGACGTGTGGCTGGGCGCGGCGTCCGGCGAGATCATGGCGCGCAGCGGGAGTGGGGACCTGTCCGTCGCCGAGGCGGCGGGCGGTTCGCTGGAGCTGATCACGGGCTCGGGCGAGATCCGCGTCGGGGTACGGCCGGGGGTGACTGCCGAGGTGGACCTGACGTCGGGGTCGGGGAAGGTGTCCAGCGAGCTGGACCTCGACCTGGAGCCGCCCGCCGGCGAGGTGCCGTTGAAGATCCGCGCCCGCACCGGAATGGGCGCGGCACTGATCACCCGCGCGACGCAGTAG